A genomic stretch from Chryseobacterium sp. SNU WT5 includes:
- a CDS encoding DUF3575 domain-containing protein, whose translation MKNPIVLFAIICSVFVNAQSQDSVPKNQLYIKGNALFLPLGMLNAGLEYQLKDKITLQADVFISPWKSLMGNHAQIYMGNLEGRYYFKEAFHHFYVGVNIGSAVFDMQKWNYINTNKFQRGFAILAGATVGYQFHLSDRWNIDVYLGGGTSQGFYHGYDESDPDHVFIYYNDDRKWNKSGEWIPYRGGVMIGYKL comes from the coding sequence TTGAAAAATCCAATTGTTCTTTTCGCCATCATCTGCAGTGTTTTTGTGAATGCACAAAGTCAGGATTCCGTTCCCAAAAATCAATTGTATATTAAGGGTAACGCCCTTTTCCTTCCGCTTGGAATGCTGAATGCCGGATTAGAATACCAGTTAAAAGATAAGATTACGCTTCAAGCAGATGTATTTATATCTCCCTGGAAATCCCTTATGGGAAATCATGCCCAAATCTATATGGGAAATTTGGAAGGTCGTTACTATTTTAAAGAAGCTTTCCATCACTTTTATGTTGGAGTAAATATAGGAAGTGCCGTTTTTGACATGCAGAAGTGGAATTATATCAACACCAATAAATTTCAGAGAGGCTTCGCCATTCTCGCTGGAGCTACCGTTGGCTATCAGTTCCACCTGAGTGACCGCTGGAACATTGATGTTTATTTAGGTGGCGGTACCTCACAGGGATTCTATCACGGTTATGACGAATCTGATCCGGATCATGTATTTATTTATTACAATGATGACAGAAAATGGAATAAAAGTGGCGAATGGATCCCCTACCGCGGTGGCGTAATGATTGGCTATAAACTATAA
- the dusB gene encoding tRNA dihydrouridine synthase DusB, with product MVKIGNIELPEFPLLLAPMEDVSDPPFRRLCNLHGADMMYSEFISSEGLIRDAMKSMKKLDIFDYERPVGIQIFGGDEEAMALSAKIVEAVNPDLVDINFGCPVKKVVCKGAGAGVLKDIDLMIRLTKAVVNSTHLPVTVKTRLGWDTESINIMEVAERLQDAGVKALTIHARTRAQMYKGEADWNYIHAVKNNPNIEIPIFGNGDIDSAQKAWEYKNKFDCDGIMIGRGAIGYPWIFNEVKHFFKTGEILPEPTIAQRLEAVRQHAEWSKDWKGERLGLIEMRQHYGNYFRGIPHFKDFRRKFLEVFTLEEMDGVIEETNQFYKNFEFVN from the coding sequence ATGGTAAAAATTGGCAATATCGAACTGCCCGAATTTCCGTTGTTGCTTGCACCGATGGAAGATGTTTCGGATCCACCTTTTCGACGATTATGTAATTTGCATGGCGCAGACATGATGTATTCGGAATTTATTTCTTCTGAAGGACTTATACGTGACGCCATGAAAAGCATGAAGAAACTGGATATTTTCGATTATGAAAGACCAGTTGGAATTCAGATTTTCGGCGGGGACGAAGAAGCAATGGCACTTTCCGCAAAGATCGTAGAAGCTGTAAATCCAGATTTAGTAGATATCAATTTCGGATGTCCTGTTAAAAAAGTGGTTTGCAAAGGAGCTGGCGCTGGAGTTTTGAAAGATATTGATCTGATGATCCGCCTGACCAAAGCGGTAGTAAATTCTACCCATCTTCCGGTAACTGTAAAAACCAGATTAGGTTGGGATACAGAAAGCATCAACATCATGGAGGTTGCAGAGCGGCTTCAAGATGCTGGGGTAAAAGCTTTAACCATTCATGCCCGAACCCGCGCGCAAATGTACAAAGGTGAAGCTGACTGGAATTATATTCACGCGGTAAAAAACAATCCAAATATTGAAATTCCAATCTTTGGAAATGGAGATATTGATTCAGCGCAAAAAGCCTGGGAATATAAAAATAAATTTGATTGTGACGGCATCATGATTGGCCGTGGAGCTATTGGCTATCCCTGGATTTTCAATGAAGTGAAACATTTCTTTAAAACAGGTGAAATATTACCAGAACCTACCATTGCACAAAGATTAGAAGCCGTAAGACAACACGCAGAATGGAGTAAAGACTGGAAAGGCGAACGCTTAGGCTTAATAGAAATGCGACAACATTACGGTAATTACTTCCGTGGCATTCCTCATTTTAAAGATTTCCGCCGGAAGTTTCTGGAAGTTTTTACTTTAGAAGAAATGGATGGAGTGATCGAAGAAACCAATCAGTTTTACAAAAATTTTGAATTTGTGAATTAA
- a CDS encoding thioredoxin fold domain-containing protein, giving the protein MKKITAILFLFLFLLSYSQETIDFQNTSFKEILAKAKKEKKLVFMDAYASWCGPCKLMEKNIFPLPAVKEYYNANFINARFDMEKGEGRDIALKYGVRSYPSFLFINGDGELVLQNRGYMGEQDFLTIAKEANNPKFANASTKELFEKGESDPDFLLNMMRLYAQSDYDLAKKVSERYFNVKKDRELTRDDVGMLLYFLKSPADLNYQVFKNKKADIVKVMSEDIYQQFDVNIKISKIMENSLDQKSGLIDEAYFYKNAVPLVNQKEAETALNRMKVIYYANAGNYKEYEKAALAYYKNSEDFDPQELLKPAFIFSEHIETRSSLKKAEEWAEKSVMNSESAENTYILAKLYAKTGNKDGAIMYAEMSKNLSQQQGIDASPAIQLLETLK; this is encoded by the coding sequence ATGAAAAAAATCACTGCCATTCTATTTTTGTTCCTGTTTCTACTGTCATATTCACAGGAAACAATTGATTTTCAAAATACCAGTTTCAAGGAAATTTTAGCGAAGGCAAAAAAAGAAAAGAAACTCGTATTTATGGATGCTTATGCTTCGTGGTGCGGTCCTTGCAAATTGATGGAAAAAAATATTTTTCCACTTCCTGCAGTGAAGGAATATTACAACGCTAATTTTATCAATGCAAGATTCGACATGGAGAAAGGAGAAGGTCGCGATATTGCTTTAAAATACGGAGTTCGCTCCTACCCTTCTTTCCTGTTCATCAATGGTGATGGAGAATTAGTGTTGCAAAACAGAGGATATATGGGAGAACAGGATTTTCTTACCATAGCGAAAGAAGCTAATAATCCAAAATTTGCCAATGCTTCTACCAAAGAACTTTTTGAGAAGGGTGAAAGTGATCCCGATTTCTTATTAAATATGATGCGACTTTATGCCCAAAGCGATTATGATTTGGCTAAAAAAGTTTCGGAGCGCTATTTTAACGTAAAAAAAGACCGTGAACTCACCAGAGATGATGTTGGAATGCTTTTGTATTTTCTAAAATCTCCAGCAGATCTTAACTACCAAGTTTTTAAAAATAAAAAAGCAGATATTGTCAAAGTAATGTCGGAGGATATTTACCAGCAATTCGATGTAAATATTAAGATCTCAAAGATTATGGAAAACTCTTTGGATCAAAAATCAGGATTGATCGATGAGGCTTATTTTTACAAAAATGCTGTTCCTTTGGTGAATCAGAAAGAAGCCGAAACCGCTCTTAACAGAATGAAAGTGATCTACTACGCTAATGCCGGAAATTACAAAGAGTATGAAAAAGCGGCTTTAGCTTATTATAAAAATTCAGAAGATTTCGATCCTCAAGAACTATTAAAACCCGCTTTTATCTTCAGTGAACATATCGAAACGAGAAGTTCTTTGAAAAAAGCAGAAGAGTGGGCTGAAAAATCAGTCATGAACTCAGAATCTGCTGAGAATACTTATATCCTGGCAAAACTGTATGCTAAGACAGGAAATAAAGATGGAGCAATAATGTACGCCGAAATGTCTAAGAACCTATCGCAACAACAAGGTATCGATGCATCTCCAGCCATTCAACTTCTGGAAACACTGAAATAA
- a CDS encoding ABC transporter permease has translation MKNIFLITKREYLTQVKKKSFVLLTLLAPILMIAFGAVIAFMFKANESSSTFNVVDKSGLFVGNLKSTKQVKYVFVPAENEKSLTATLKEMDGIEGLLVIPKLDNENYDALQNNAKLLINKKIGFDTKTKVASDLSKIIRQEKIKTLGISEDQMRNLDQNFELNTQNIVDNKSSDSDLSFGVKSGLAMVLMYAVFMFIIIYGVRVMRSVLEEKNNRVVEIIISSVKPFELMMGKILGVTLVALTQFTVWITMAVVGALFLNTGFSAMKDQIPGGQSTEMIQKFDFKQTAGEISHILLDMNVPVIIGVFIVFFLLGYVFYSSMYAAIGSAVDNETETQQFTMFAIIPLMLGMYGSFTIMNNPEGPLGFWLSMIPFTSPVAMIARIPFGVPPWQIFLSIFLLLLSTLFMVYIAAKVYRVGILMYGNKATAKELWKWIRS, from the coding sequence ATGAAAAATATATTTCTGATTACTAAAAGAGAATATCTCACGCAGGTCAAGAAAAAATCTTTTGTTCTTCTAACGCTCCTGGCGCCAATTCTAATGATTGCGTTCGGCGCTGTTATTGCCTTTATGTTCAAAGCGAATGAAAGCTCGAGTACCTTTAACGTGGTTGATAAAAGTGGCCTTTTTGTAGGCAATTTAAAAAGCACAAAACAGGTAAAATACGTTTTTGTTCCTGCAGAAAATGAGAAATCTCTTACGGCAACTTTAAAAGAAATGGACGGTATTGAAGGTTTACTTGTAATTCCCAAATTGGACAATGAAAATTACGATGCCTTACAAAATAACGCCAAGCTGCTGATCAACAAAAAGATAGGATTTGATACGAAAACAAAAGTAGCGTCCGATCTTTCTAAAATCATTCGACAAGAAAAGATTAAAACACTGGGGATTTCAGAAGATCAGATGAGAAATCTAGATCAAAATTTCGAACTGAATACCCAGAATATTGTAGATAATAAAAGCTCAGACAGTGATTTGTCTTTTGGCGTAAAATCGGGTTTAGCCATGGTTTTAATGTACGCTGTTTTCATGTTTATCATCATCTACGGAGTTCGAGTGATGAGAAGTGTTTTAGAAGAGAAAAATAATCGTGTGGTAGAAATAATTATCTCGTCGGTGAAACCATTTGAGTTGATGATGGGCAAAATTCTTGGTGTAACTTTAGTGGCACTAACACAGTTTACAGTATGGATCACAATGGCAGTGGTAGGAGCGCTATTTCTAAACACGGGTTTTAGTGCGATGAAGGATCAGATCCCTGGTGGACAATCTACAGAAATGATCCAGAAATTCGATTTTAAACAAACTGCCGGAGAAATTTCTCATATCTTATTGGATATGAATGTTCCTGTAATTATCGGTGTTTTTATCGTTTTCTTTTTGCTCGGGTATGTGTTTTACAGTTCAATGTATGCCGCAATTGGTTCTGCCGTTGATAATGAAACTGAAACCCAACAGTTTACAATGTTTGCGATCATCCCCTTGATGTTGGGAATGTATGGAAGCTTCACCATAATGAATAATCCGGAGGGTCCTTTAGGATTCTGGCTGTCCATGATCCCATTTACTTCACCTGTGGCCATGATTGCAAGAATTCCTTTCGGAGTACCGCCATGGCAAATTTTCCTGTCCATTTTCCTTCTTTTACTATCAACTTTATTCATGGTTTACATCGCGGCGAAAGTTTACCGTGTTGGAATTTTAATGTATGGTAATAAAGCGACGGCCAAGGAGTTATGGAAGTGGATTAGAAGTTAG
- a CDS encoding helix-turn-helix domain-containing protein — protein sequence MDITNLPEDLFENNYTDTSDLQIANYEAYKLVSKNKINLNKNVFSFLLDGQKDIHFSNDIVSIDDTQSLLLASGNFLTTEIVGANSYSCLLFFFSQKNINDFLLKYGHLFNPNDLNKSAASSPYFLMEKDNFIIHFINSIQQIYGLNQTISQKILELKFEEIMLYLADKYGQSFFVYLHSLLINERELSFKMVIEKNLYTSLNIDEVAFLCNMSLSTFKRKFLQLYQESPGKWFQLKRLNKAKKLLLNNEANPSEIYMDFGYDSLSNFSTAFKNEFGYSPKNMMKT from the coding sequence ATGGACATTACAAATTTGCCAGAAGATTTATTTGAAAATAACTACACGGACACTTCAGACCTGCAAATTGCTAACTACGAGGCGTATAAACTTGTTTCCAAAAATAAGATTAACCTAAACAAAAATGTATTCAGTTTTTTGTTGGACGGACAAAAGGACATTCACTTTTCTAATGACATCGTTTCGATCGATGATACACAATCCTTGCTTCTTGCATCGGGGAATTTTTTAACAACAGAAATTGTAGGGGCAAATAGTTATAGTTGCCTACTCTTTTTCTTTTCTCAAAAAAACATTAATGATTTTTTATTGAAATATGGGCATTTATTTAACCCAAATGACTTAAATAAATCAGCGGCCAGTAGTCCCTATTTCCTTATGGAAAAAGACAATTTTATTATCCATTTTATTAATTCTATTCAACAAATTTATGGTTTGAATCAAACAATCTCTCAAAAGATTCTGGAATTGAAATTTGAAGAAATTATGCTGTATCTGGCTGATAAGTATGGGCAAAGTTTTTTTGTTTATCTACATTCATTATTAATCAATGAAAGAGAATTATCTTTTAAAATGGTCATTGAAAAAAATCTGTACACGAGTTTGAATATTGACGAGGTCGCTTTTCTGTGCAATATGAGTCTGTCTACTTTTAAGCGGAAATTTTTACAATTATATCAAGAGTCTCCAGGAAAATGGTTTCAACTAAAACGGCTCAACAAAGCCAAAAAATTATTGCTTAATAATGAAGCAAACCCATCAGAAATCTATATGGACTTTGGTTATGATAGCTTATCAAATTTTAGCACAGCCTTTAAAAATGAATTTGGTTACAGTCCAAAAAACATGATGAAAACTTGA
- a CDS encoding putative quinol monooxygenase: MKKLGLLVRLEAKAGKEKNVEEFITSALPLANEEAGTITWYAFRIDASTFGIFDTFSDEEGREAHLGGKIAKALMENAPELLATAPSIEKLDVLAAK, from the coding sequence ATGAAAAAATTAGGATTATTAGTTCGACTAGAAGCAAAAGCAGGAAAAGAAAAAAATGTTGAAGAGTTTATTACAAGTGCATTGCCACTTGCTAATGAAGAAGCGGGTACTATTACATGGTATGCGTTCCGTATTGACGCTTCTACATTTGGCATTTTTGACACTTTTTCAGATGAAGAGGGCAGAGAAGCACATCTTGGTGGTAAGATTGCAAAGGCGTTAATGGAAAATGCACCTGAATTGTTGGCTACTGCACCATCTATTGAGAAATTGGATGTTTTAGCGGCTAAATAA
- the ltrA gene encoding group II intron reverse transcriptase/maturase: MIERVLHPRNMQRALEQVIANKGSAGVDGMNVQELSDYLRKEKTRLYSSIKERCYLPQPILGVEIPKGNGKTRLLGIPAVTDRVLQQAVSQVLMPHYEKEFSVHSYGFRPNKNARQAVGKALEHIHEGYPFIVDIDLKTFFDEVDHCILLNLLYRKVKCPITMRLIRKWLRAPILINGQLHKRRKGVPQGSPLSPLLSNILLNELDKELTKRKLRFVRYADDFSIYTQYKSHATATLKAIEKYLKTKLKLTINGEKSGVRKPVQFELLGFGFESTYKKGDKGKYQLVVGKKAWTRLKERLKSLTRKTAPISFDERIQKINEVQRGWLNYFRGTSIKGKLLNFDGWLRNRLRYCIWHDWKKPERKRKNLIRLGIDQSLAYAYSRTRKGGWAVAQSPILGTTITISRLKKRAYIAMLELHLSLNPSRYEPPYTRPVRTVV, from the coding sequence ATGATTGAAAGAGTATTACATCCTCGCAACATGCAACGAGCCTTAGAGCAAGTAATTGCGAATAAAGGCAGCGCTGGCGTGGACGGAATGAACGTGCAAGAACTATCTGATTATCTTCGGAAAGAGAAAACACGACTTTATTCTTCCATAAAAGAGAGGTGTTATCTTCCTCAACCCATTCTTGGAGTAGAGATTCCTAAAGGAAATGGTAAAACCCGACTTTTAGGAATACCAGCAGTAACCGATAGAGTGTTACAACAAGCGGTATCACAAGTTTTGATGCCACATTACGAGAAGGAATTTAGTGTTCACAGTTATGGATTCAGACCCAACAAAAACGCCCGCCAAGCAGTTGGTAAAGCGTTGGAGCATATCCATGAAGGTTATCCATTTATTGTAGATATTGATCTAAAGACCTTCTTTGATGAAGTAGACCACTGCATCCTTCTTAACTTACTTTATCGAAAGGTAAAATGCCCAATAACCATGCGCTTAATCCGCAAATGGTTACGAGCTCCAATTCTAATCAATGGTCAATTACACAAACGAAGAAAAGGAGTTCCGCAAGGTTCACCTTTAAGTCCGTTGTTGTCGAATATCCTGCTCAATGAGTTGGATAAAGAATTGACAAAACGTAAACTTCGATTTGTGCGCTACGCAGATGATTTTAGTATTTATACCCAGTATAAAAGCCACGCAACTGCAACGCTAAAAGCCATAGAGAAGTACTTGAAAACGAAACTCAAACTCACTATTAATGGTGAGAAAAGTGGAGTTAGAAAGCCAGTACAATTTGAACTACTGGGATTCGGATTCGAATCTACATATAAGAAAGGGGACAAGGGAAAATACCAATTGGTAGTAGGTAAGAAAGCGTGGACACGATTGAAAGAGCGACTAAAATCCCTCACTCGAAAAACCGCTCCGATAAGTTTTGATGAGCGCATCCAAAAGATTAACGAAGTTCAGCGTGGATGGTTAAACTATTTTCGAGGAACAAGTATCAAAGGAAAACTCCTCAACTTTGACGGATGGCTGAGAAACCGACTGCGGTATTGCATTTGGCATGATTGGAAGAAGCCCGAACGGAAGAGGAAAAACCTCATTCGATTAGGAATCGACCAAAGCCTTGCGTATGCATATAGCCGAACTCGGAAAGGAGGATGGGCAGTCGCACAAAGTCCTATTTTAGGAACAACAATCACTATTTCAAGGCTAAAGAAACGTGCATACATCGCCATGTTAGAACTTCATCTATCACTTAACCCATCAAGATACGAACCGCCGTATACGAGACCCGTACGTACGGTGGTGTGA
- a CDS encoding glutamine--tRNA ligase/YqeY domain fusion protein: MEEDKKSLNFIEHIIEEDLANGLPKEKLRFRFPPEPNGYLHVGHTKAICINFGLGEKYGAPVNLRFDDTNPEKEEQEFVDSIKADIDWLGFKYDQELYTSDYFEQLYDWAVQMIRDGKAYVDEQPSEEISAQRKNPFEDGIDSPFRNRPMEESLALFEKMKNGEFEEGAMSLRAKIDMTSPNMNMRDPVMYRILKRPHHRTGEKWKIYPMYDWAHGESDYIEQISHSLCSLEFENHRPLYDWYLDQIYDEKSLRNKQREFARMNVSYMITSKRKLQRLVAEKAVTGWDDPRMPTISGMRRLGFTPTSIKNFIERVGVAKRENLIDVQLLEFFVREDLNKIATRVMAVVDPVKLVITNYPENNEEWLETENNPEDENAGTREVPFSRELYIEREDFKEEGNKKFFRLKLGGEVRLKSAYIIKAESVDKDENGEITTIYATYDEKSKSGSGTEESLRKVKGTLHWVSAKHAIPVEVRVYDRLFTTPQPDAEKEIDFMQFINPESLKLVQGFAEPSLKNAEIGHPYQFQRIGYFTKDRDSSAEQLVFNRTVTLKDGYKPE; the protein is encoded by the coding sequence ATGGAAGAAGATAAAAAATCCCTTAATTTTATTGAGCATATTATAGAAGAAGATTTAGCCAATGGTTTACCGAAGGAGAAACTGCGTTTTCGCTTTCCACCGGAACCTAATGGTTATTTGCACGTTGGTCACACCAAGGCAATTTGCATTAATTTCGGTTTAGGCGAAAAGTATGGAGCTCCTGTAAATCTTCGTTTTGATGATACCAACCCTGAGAAAGAAGAACAGGAATTTGTCGATTCCATTAAAGCAGATATTGATTGGTTAGGGTTTAAATATGATCAGGAATTATATACTTCTGATTATTTTGAGCAATTGTATGACTGGGCTGTTCAAATGATCAGAGATGGTAAAGCTTATGTAGATGAGCAGCCGTCTGAAGAAATTTCGGCTCAGCGGAAAAACCCTTTCGAGGACGGAATAGATTCTCCTTTTAGAAACCGCCCTATGGAAGAAAGCCTGGCGCTTTTCGAAAAAATGAAAAATGGAGAATTCGAAGAAGGCGCGATGTCACTTCGAGCAAAAATCGATATGACCTCTCCTAACATGAATATGCGTGATCCCGTCATGTATCGAATCTTAAAAAGACCACATCACAGGACCGGTGAAAAATGGAAAATCTATCCTATGTATGATTGGGCCCACGGAGAATCCGATTATATCGAACAAATCTCTCATTCCTTATGCTCGTTGGAATTTGAAAATCACCGACCGTTATACGATTGGTATCTCGATCAAATTTATGATGAGAAGTCTCTAAGAAACAAACAAAGAGAATTCGCAAGAATGAATGTTTCTTACATGATCACCTCCAAAAGAAAATTACAACGATTAGTTGCAGAGAAAGCAGTTACAGGTTGGGACGATCCAAGAATGCCTACCATTTCGGGAATGCGAAGATTAGGCTTTACCCCTACTTCTATTAAAAACTTTATTGAAAGAGTTGGTGTTGCGAAAAGAGAAAACCTTATCGATGTGCAATTGCTTGAATTCTTCGTAAGAGAAGACCTTAACAAAATTGCCACAAGAGTAATGGCTGTTGTAGATCCAGTAAAGCTTGTGATTACCAACTATCCTGAAAATAATGAAGAATGGCTGGAAACGGAAAATAATCCTGAGGATGAAAATGCAGGAACCAGAGAAGTACCGTTTTCCAGAGAACTTTACATCGAAAGGGAGGATTTTAAAGAAGAAGGAAACAAAAAATTCTTCCGTTTGAAATTGGGCGGAGAAGTTCGGCTGAAATCTGCTTACATTATTAAGGCAGAAAGCGTAGATAAAGATGAAAATGGAGAAATTACTACTATTTATGCAACCTACGATGAAAAAAGTAAATCAGGGAGTGGAACAGAAGAAAGTTTGCGAAAAGTAAAAGGCACCTTGCATTGGGTTTCGGCAAAACATGCGATTCCGGTGGAAGTAAGAGTGTACGACCGATTGTTTACAACACCGCAACCTGATGCAGAAAAGGAAATTGATTTCATGCAGTTTATCAACCCGGAAAGCTTGAAGCTGGTACAGGGATTTGCCGAGCCTAGCTTAAAAAACGCAGAGATCGGACACCCGTATCAATTTCAAAGAATTGGCTATTTTACCAAAGATAGAGACTCTTCTGCAGAACAATTAGTTTTTAACCGAACCGTTACTCTAAAAGATGGTTACAAACCTGAATAG
- a CDS encoding ABC transporter ATP-binding protein, with amino-acid sequence MLKAENVTKTYNAGKKIALEDFSIDVPEGSIYGLLGPNGAGKTTFIRIINQITQADSGEVYINNQKLNPEHIRQIGYMPEERGLYKNMTVGDQLLYFGELKGMTKSDALTQAKYWFEQLDIDQWWKKKLSELSKGMAQKIQFVVTVLHRPKLLILDEPFSGFDPVNANMIKDQILNLKRNGTTIILSTHRMESVEEMCDYVALINQAKKVLDGKVFDVREQFKKNIFNVTLADVNMDLFDQFKNQFQINNYKTENELISFDLKNDSDQNLLLNQLMTIGKIRSFDEKIPSMNEVFINAVSGNQSERPTLVL; translated from the coding sequence ATGCTAAAAGCAGAAAATGTAACTAAAACCTATAACGCGGGAAAAAAAATCGCCTTAGAGGATTTCTCTATAGATGTTCCCGAAGGTAGTATTTATGGACTTCTAGGTCCAAATGGTGCTGGAAAAACCACTTTCATTCGGATTATCAACCAAATTACCCAAGCTGATTCTGGTGAGGTCTATATCAATAATCAGAAACTGAATCCTGAACATATCCGACAGATCGGTTATATGCCGGAAGAACGCGGTTTGTATAAAAATATGACGGTTGGAGATCAGCTTTTATACTTTGGTGAACTGAAAGGAATGACTAAAAGTGATGCATTGACGCAGGCAAAATATTGGTTTGAGCAGTTAGACATTGATCAATGGTGGAAGAAAAAACTAAGTGAACTTTCGAAAGGAATGGCGCAGAAAATTCAGTTTGTGGTTACGGTTTTGCACCGTCCAAAATTGCTAATTCTAGATGAACCGTTTTCGGGTTTCGACCCTGTAAATGCAAATATGATTAAAGATCAAATCCTGAATTTGAAAAGGAACGGAACCACCATTATCCTTTCTACTCACCGGATGGAAAGTGTGGAGGAAATGTGTGATTATGTAGCTTTGATCAACCAGGCAAAGAAGGTTTTGGATGGAAAAGTGTTTGATGTGCGCGAGCAATTCAAGAAGAATATCTTCAATGTGACTTTGGCAGACGTTAATATGGATTTATTTGACCAGTTTAAAAATCAATTTCAAATCAATAACTACAAAACTGAAAATGAATTGATTTCTTTTGATTTAAAAAATGACAGCGACCAAAACCTGCTGCTTAATCAACTGATGACCATCGGAAAAATCCGTTCTTTTGATGAAAAAATCCCAAGTATGAATGAAGTTTTCATCAATGCAGTTAGTGGGAATCAAAGTGAGAGACCAACATTGGTTCTTTAA